The following DNA comes from Candidatus Methylacidiphilales bacterium.
CATCGACATTCCTGGGCAAAATCCGGGGAATGTTATCGATGAAGCCGCCGCCTGTAATGTGGGACAGGCCTTTGAATGTCACCGATTTTTCCAGTTTTTTCAACAGGGGCTGGTAATTGACGTGCGGCGCCAGCAGGGTTTGGCCCAGCGTGCGCTTGGTTCCCGGAACAAGATCCCCGACCGTCAACTGCAGCTTCCCAAACAAGATTTCGCGCGCCAGCGAAAACCCGTTGGTGTGCAGGCCCGACGAAGGAAAACCGACGAGCACATCGCCTGACTTGATGGTGGAACCATCTATCGCTTTTTTGCGTTCGACCACGCCCACGATCGTGCCGACGAGATCGTAGTCTTCGCCATGATACACACCGGGCATCTGCGCGGTTTCGCCGCCGATCAGCGCGCAGCCGGCTTCCTTGCACGCCTTGGCCAGGCCGGCGAGGACTTCGTTAAAAACCTTGGGGTCAAGTTTTCCTGTCCCGATGTAATCGAGAAAAAACAGCGGCTCGGCCCCCACCACCGCGATGTCGTTGACGCAATGGTTGACCAAGTCGATGCCGATTGTGTCATGTCGGCCCAGCATGGCGGCCACCTTCAGTTTGGTGCCGACGCCATCAATGCTGCTGACCAGCACCGGGTCTTTGAAGCCATTGAATCCGGCGCGGAACAAGCCGCCGAAGCCGCCGATTTTGCTGAGCACCTCGGGTCGATGGGTGGAGGCAATCCGGGCGCCGATGCCGGATTTGACTTTGTTCCCGAGGTCGATGTCCACGCCCGCGGCGGCGTAGGCTTTTTTGGATTTGGCTTGGCTCATGGAGGCAACGATTTAACAGCGAAGGGCACAAGAGAGGCAAAGAAAATCGTTGAAATCTGGCAAGAAACAGGAATAGCCGGGAATGGACAATGTGTATCTTATCCCACAGGCATAGCTGCATGGCACCTTGCGGGGGGGGGCAAAAGGGAAACGACGCTTAAGTCACCAAACCGATCCCTTATTTTTTACAGAATTGTGATAAAAATGCCATTCCTGCGTTAAATACACAGCCTTGAATTCTCATGAATAAAAACCTGAGGTTTCATGCTTAAGCCAAGTTTTGCCGCCAATCATCCATTCCCTCCGCTTTATTATCGACCTGACTCACGCATGTCCAACGAGTCCCAAACCATGGGACACGGCACACCGCCATGAACTATGAACTTTCAAAACATGTTCAAAAGGAAATGGAACGCCGTGGCATTCCAATGGCCACCCTGCAATCCGTTTTGGCCTCACCCAATCAAAAAGTACCTGAATACGGAAGCATAATGTGCTATCAATCCAAAGTGGACATTAACCAGAAGCCGTATTTGTTGCGGGTGATGGTGAATGAAACCGTGGCCCCGCCCAAAGTAGTGACAGTTTATCGAACAAGCAAAATCGGCAAGTACTGGAACACAGCAATATGAAAGTGACCTACGATCCTGAAGTGGATGTTTTGCGCATCCTTTTTCGTGATGCGCCAATAGAAGAGAGTAACGAGGACAAGCCAGGTGTGATCCTCGACTATGATAAGGAAGGCAACATTATCGGAATCGAAGTCCTCAATGCTTCACAGAGGATTGAAAATCCACGCAAGGTGGATTACGCTGTGACGGCATAACGTCGTCACGCAAGTAAAATGCTGTTGGTAAGGGGCTCATTTTTTGAAATCCGTTCTTGTGATATCTTCATTTAACTCTCCGGCGATTCCAACTGCAGTTTCGACTCTCCATCCCGTAGTTTGAGGATGGTTTTGTCAAAACGGTCCAGGTCGCGGCCGGCCTTTGTGTAGTCGTCCTGGGCCTGCTGGAGGCGCTGGCCGATCTTGCCGAAATCCTCCCTAAAATTCTGGAAATGGCGGTCCATGTCCTGGATGCCTTTGATCAGGGCCTTGGCGTTTTCCTGCATTTCATAGCCCCGGAACGCCAGGGCCACGGCATACAACGTTGCGGCCAGGGTGTTGGGCGAAACCACGCTGATTTTCACCTTCCGGCAATGTTCGATCAACTCGGGCTGCTTCAAAATTTCGTAATACAGGCTTTCGCTGGGTACAAAAAGGAAGGCCTGGTCGGCAGTGCCGAGATCCGGCCGCACATATTTTTTTGAAATGTCCGAGGCCATGGCCTTGAGCACGGCGCCCAGTTCCTTCCGCGCAATTTCCTGCGCGGCCTCGTCGCGCGCATCGTTGAGCAACGCGGCAATGCGGTCCTTTGGGAACTTGGCGTCGATGCAAAGCCGCAAGTCCTTGATGTGGATGGAAGCGTCGGGTTGCAGTCCCTCGGCAATGCGCGGCTGCCACTCGTAGGAGCCCTGCGGCAGAATGTCCTGGAGCAGTTTTTCCAGCGCCGTCTCTCCAAAGTTCCCCTGCAACTTGGGCGAGGCCAGGATGTGGTTCAGTTCGCTGACCTGCTGGCTGACCCTGAGCATTTGGTCGGCGCTCGATTTCATGTCGCCCAGGCTTTTCGACATATCCTTGAACGCGGAAAAGTTCTGCTCCAGGTTTTCCTGCAGGCGGCGTTCGACGTTCGCACGGATTTCCTGCAACCGCTCGCCGGTCTGGACCTGGAGCGACTCAAAACGCTTTTCCATTAGAATCGACTGATTTGTCAGGGAGTCGCCAATGCTCTTGCGCAGCAGCTCGGCGTTGGCGGTGTTGAAGTCGCGGAAGTCGGTTTTTTGGTCGCCCAGGCTTTTTTGGAGAAGTTCGCGGAGTTCCGAGACCTGGCGGCCCTGGTTTTCCCGCAGGCCGGGGCCGAGTCGGAACTGCAGGATCAACAGGGCAATCAGCCCGGCCAGGACCAAAACGAGAAGAGTAATCGCCGCGAATTCCATACATCAATCCTAGCCTGCTTATCTCACACGCGTCATGAGAATTCTCTCCTTTGATTTTTTGCTCGTACTGAAGCCATCCGGCCTCCAGAATTGCAGGTTCACGGAATCCCGCCATGTATTTGCTGAAAATTTCCCACTGCACAGTTTACGAATACTCCACTCCGGTCCAGCTTTTGACCCACAAGCTGTATGTCCGGCCTCGCGGCGGCCACGATATCCGCATTCAATCCTCACTGTTGGAAATTGCCCCTGCCGGACGGATCCGGTGGCAGCGCGATATCTACAGCAATAGCATGGCACTGGTGGATTTTCCGGAAAAGACAAGCCGGCTTTCCATTCTCAGCGAAGCGGTGGTGGAACATTATGAAACTGCCCCGCTGGATTTCCGGGTGGCGGACGAGGCGGCGATTTTTCCGTTTGCCTTTGATCCATCGGAACGGATCGATTTGATCCCGTATGAGATTCCCTGTTTTCCAAGCGACACAAGATTAATGCAGGAATGGGTGCAACAGTTTTGGAAGCAGGGCACCTTTCAGGAAACGTACGCATTGCTGGACCGGATGAACAAAAAGATCGTTTCGGATTTTCGCTATCAAATGCGGGAGGAACCGGGCGTGCAAAGCCCGGCCGAAACCATCCAAAAGCGGTCGGGTTCCTGCCGCGATTTTTCCACGCTCTTCATCGAGGCCTGCCGTTATCTCGGGCTGCCGGCGCGTTTTGTCAGCGGATATCTTCACTGTCCCGCACAGGTGCCTGGCTATGGCTCAACGCATGCGTGGTCGGAGGTCTATCTGCCGGGAGCGGGCTGGAAGGGGTTTGATTCCACCAGCGGCCAGGTGGTCGGGCAGGACCACATCGCCACCGCTGTCAGCCGCCGGCCGGAGGACATTCCTCCTGTTTCCGGAACGTTTTTGGGGCCGCAGAATGTGGCCTCCAATATGTCAGTCAAAGTTGATGTGGTGAGATTGGGAGAAAATTGATGAAACCAAATTTGTTGTTGATCGGCGGCCCGGGCGCCGGCAAGGGAACACAATCGGAACGGCTCAGCCAATGGCTGGGCGTGCCGCATCTATCCACGGGCGAAATCTTCCGTCAGCAGATAGCCCTGGGCACCGCGCTGGGAAAAGAGGCCGCCATCTACATCGACCGGGGGCGGTTGGTGCCTGACAACCTCGCGGATCTGGTGGCCGAGGAACGTTTGGCGCTCCCCGACGCGCAGGACGGTTATGTCCTGGATGGCTATCCGCGCTCGCTGCCGCAGGCGCTGGAGCTGGCGCGCGCCCTGAAACAACGCGGCCACAAGCTGGACGCGGCGATTTATCTCGATGTGCCGGATGAAGACATCATGACGCGCCTGTCGGGCCGCCTGACCTGCCGCTCCTGCGGGAAAACCTGCCATGCCCTTTTTTATCCACCCAGGCAGGCCGGAATTTGCGACGCCTGCGGCGGGGAGCTCTACCAACGTAATGACGATAATCCCGCCTCAATCAGCGCCCGCCTTAGGATCTTTCATGGAATCACGGGTCCCATGCTGGACTATTACCGGGGAAAAGGGCTGTTGATTTCAGTGGATGCCACCACCGGCATGGAAAAGGTCTCGGAACAGATCCGATTCTGCGTCCAGGGCTTGATGCAGCCTGTATCGGCAGTTCCAGTCCAACCGGTATAAAAGGAGTCAGAGAACACATTTCCATCCGCAGATCGTTCAGATTGGCGCAGATGAAAAGCCAGAGATTTAAAACCGGAATAGGTTTCGCCGCGAAAAACGCAAAATATTCTGAATTCTGCATTTTTATTCTCTGAGTTTCCGGCGCCTCTGTGCGTGGTGGTGCGTGGCAATTCAATCGATCCGTTACATCTTGCCGCAAGCCCGCTTCCATGATAAGATGGAACATGCCGTGAACACGCTTCTCGTCTATCCGGAGTTCCCCGACACCTTTTGGAGTTTCAAACATGCCCTGAAGTTCATCGGTAAACGGGCCGCCCTCCCCCCGCTGGGATTGCTCACCCTGGCGGCCATGCTGCCGCAGGCTTGGAAAAAACGCCTGGTGGATGCCAATGTACAGAGACTCCGGGACAGAGACCTGGCTTGGGCCGATCTTGTGTGTATCAGTGCGATGATCGCACAGCGGGAATCAGCCCAAGCGATCATCGCACGCTGCCGCGCCGCAGGTAAAAAAATCATCGCCGGCGGGCCCTTGTTCACCAGTGACCATGCGGCGTTTTCCGGCGTGGATCATTTCGTCCTCAATGAAGCGGAGGAAACCCTGCCGGAATTTTTAAGCAATTTCGAACGAGGCTGCGCCCGTCGAGTCTATGCCACCGACAAATTTGCCGATATGCGCCAAACCCCGGTTCCACTCTGGGAATTGGCGGACATGCGCCGTTATGGCTCAATGAACATCCAGTATTCGCGCGGCTGCCCGTTCGACTGCGAATTTTGCGACGTGACGGCAAAGTTCGGCCATCGGCCCCGCACCAAGCCGCCTGCACAAATCCTTGCGGAACTCGACAGCCTTTACGCTGCGGGCTGGCGCGGGTCCGTGTTTTTCGTGGATGACAACTTGATCGGCAACAAGCATGCATTGAAGGCCGAGCTTTTGCCCGCGCTGATTGCTTGGCAACACAAACGGCGCCACGGCCTTCCCTTCTACACCGAAGCCTCAATCAATCTTGCGGATGACGAGGAATTGATGCGATTGATGGCGGAAGCCGGATTCGACACGGTGTTCGTTGGCATCGAAACACCCGACTCCGCCAGCTTGAAGGAATGCAACAAGCGCCAGAACCAGGGGCGCGATCTCGTTGAGAGCGTGAAACGCATCCAGCGGGCGGGCTTGCAGGTCCAGGGCGGATTCATCGTGGGGTTCGATAGCGATCTGCCGAGCATTTTCCAACGCCAGGTGGCGTTCATTCAACAAAGCGGCATTGTAACCGCAATGGTCGGCCTCCTCAACGCCCTGCCCGGCACCAAGTTGTACGCGCGCATGCAGCGGGAGGACAGGCTGGTCTCCAAAACGACCGGCAACAACGCGGACGGCACGCTCAACTTCATTTCACGCATGCCGGTGCAACAGTTGGTGGAAGGCTATAAAAATATTCTGCGCGGCATCTACGCCCCGCGCCCCTACTATCAACGCATCCGCACCTTACTGAAAGAGTACCGCCGACCCAGGATTTCGGTTTCGTTTAGTTGGCGGCATTTGCTTGCTCTCGCCTACTCAAGCCTGAGGTTGGGCGTCATTGGCCGCGAACGGTTCCAATACTGGCGCCTTCTCACCTGGACCCTGTTTCACCGGCCCGCGCAAATGCAATTGGCCGTGACGCTCGCCATTTATGGACACCATTTCCGGAAATGCTGCGCCGCCATCGGCGTGTAATCGTTGTGTTTTAAGCTCGCACCCGGCGAATCCGTCCGGTGGCAGATTTTTAAGTCTTAAGTTTTAAGCCTCTTTTTGAATTTGTATTCTACTCATCCTGAACGACTTAACGATTCCTCATTAGATAGACCGAATCAAATTCCAACTTCGGGCGTTAAATACCATGAAACTATGAAAATCAAATCCCTTAAACCTCTTGTCACCGCGTCCGCGTGTTTGCTCGGGCTTTTTGTCCTGCAACCCGCCCAGGCGCACGATCATATCGGATTCAGCATCCAAATCGGCGGCCCACCGCCGCCCTGTCCCGTCATTGTCGAACGGCGGTGGGAAGGCCCTTCGCCCGATGCCGTTTGGGTGGAACCCCACTACGAATGGCTCAATGGCAGATGGGTCTGGTTTCGCGGCTATTACATGTACCCACCCCGGCGTGATTGCGAATGGGTTCCCGCGCATTATGAGTATTACCACCATTCCCACTTTTGGGTTGAGGGACACTGGAGAGATCGCTGAGAGCAACCAGGGCTTTGTAGTCGCGCAATATCATGCTTGATCCGTTAAGTGATATCCCAAAAGGACCGCTCCATTCGGTTTGACAGCCCGCAAGGCTGGCCTTTTTATTGTAAGCGAAGCCGGGTTATGGCAGGTTAAAATCATGAAAGGGTTTATTAATGAGGCTGCTACCCGGGCCGTAACCGATGGGGATATACTGGAATGCGCCTTGGAGCAGATGCACAAATACAAGCCCGAGCCCACTTTCTCAAAGACCGTAGTTGGGAGTCTGTCACCAACGTCAACCGGGCAATTTGTGAGAGAGGCAGGGCAGCAGCAGGCCCGAACCCTCAAAGCGATACGGCGGGCCTTACGACAAAGGGGGAAGCGTTGTGCTCCAAAAATCTGACGGTTGCCGCCAAGCAGGAACGCAAGTTTAGCTTACTGCTTCTCAGTCTGTGGTTTTGGACTGCCATATTTTCCGCCCATGCCAATGTAAAGGAACCCGACGCAGGAGATATTGGAAGCGCATTAGCCTACGCCAAGGATTCGGACTTTTTAACAGTCGAATACGTGGCAGTTAACAGCCCTACGGCTAAAGCTGGAATCAAAAAAGGTGATTGCGTTACGGCTATTAACGACATCTCGACACGAGGGATGTCTCTCAAGGAGGCCAGACATTCTATTGATGGGAACATCGGCGGAATGGTGAAGTTGACAGTTCGCCACGGTGCATCGAGAGATGAACAGGTTCCCATTGTACGACAATCCTTTCCCGATACCTATTTGCAAGCAGCAACGGAAGGCGATCCAAGAGCAGAATTCAGTCTGGGGCTCTTCTACCAATTCAGTCCAACTACGACACGCGACCTTCCCAAGGCAGTGGAATGGTATCGTAAAGCGGCAGATCAAGGCTACGACTGGGCTCAGACCAACCTTGCATACATGTACAAGCATGGTTTGGGTGCCCCGAAAGACCTCGAAGCCTCAGCAGCCTGGTATCTCAAGGCCGCAAAGCAGGAAGATGCCGTGGCTGAAACAAATCTGGCCTTGCTCTACTACCGCGGCGAAGGCGTCCACCAGAGTGATAAGGATGCATTCGACTGGTTTTATAGCGCCGCCCTACAGGGGGACTCAACGGCTGAGTACTATCTGGGCCTTCTTTACCGGGATGGTCGTAGCGTGGCTAAAAATGATCGGGAAGCTTTCATTTGGTACTACCGATCTGCGCAGCAGGATAATTTCAGCGCAGAATGGTGCCTGGCTTATATGTATGAAAAGGGGCGGGGCGTGACGCGAAATATTGAGGAAGCGCTAAAATGGTATCATAAGGCACAGATCGGCTTTCCTCAAGATAAACAGCTCAAGAAGGATGTAATCCGTATAAGCTTGAAAGCCTTTTTAGGAACACGCGATTTCACCACTCTGGATCTTTCGCTCATCATGTCGGTTTTCCAGCGAGAGATCTTGTGTGCCTTATTTTTATTGGTGGCAGTTTACATCGTTGGCGGCATCGTCCTATTCTATTTCAGTCTCAGGGTGTCTGACGCCGAACTGAAGCTCCCTCTGGCAATTGGGTGGGTTGTGTTTTATCTGGAAAGCCAAGGGGTCGCTTTATTTGCCGTCTTTATTCATGGGAAATTGCTCACTGCCGACACCCTGATTGCCGCGATGGCTATTTTCAGCGCTTTGCCTGTAATTGCCTCTTCTTGCGTACTCAATCGACGCCACATTTGGAAGGCATCACAGACTCCTTGGAAAACTCTTCTGCTTTATGGCACAGGTTCATGTTTAGCAGCCCTTATCATTGCTCTTGGATATGACAAAATCTATACTTTGATCACTCATTCGTCACTACCATCCCAGGCCACACTAGCCCTTTTCCTCAAGGCGAAACAGGTATCCGCCTGGCTGACCTATGCCAGTATCGCATTGGCCCTACCCGTTGCCGAAGAGGTTATCTTCCGCGGCTATCTCTTCGATGTCTTGAGAAAACATTTCTCGGGGAACATCGTTGTGCTTATCACCGCACTCGCTTTTTCCTTGGTGCATTTTCAATGGCTCTATTTCGTGCCCCTGTTCGGATTCGGCTTGGTACTGGGTTGGGTAAAACTGAAAACAAACTCCCTGCGCCTTCCAGTATTTCTACACGCAATCAACAACGCGCTTGTTCTGGCATTCGCCGGTTGAGCACGCCTCTTGATTGTTTGCGGTGTCTCTACATTCTTGTAGTATAGTGCAATAATAGCCTTGATTATGATAAATATTGCTGTATAAAGCAATTATGCAAACCACCCAGGAGCTTGGGGATTTAGTGGCCCGCCGACGGCACGAGCTCAAATTAAAGCAAAAGGACGTTGCGAATCGAGCCGGACTGACTCCCGGTCTGCTCTCCCGTTTGGAGCGCGGTCATCTGCCTGAGTTTGGCGTCCGCAAGTTGATGGCTCTTCTTGCTGTGTTAGGCCTGGAACTCCAGGCAACTGAAAGTGGAACGGCAGGCAATCTGGACGAGCTGCGCAAGGAGCATGGCGGAATATGAAACTTGCGGTCCATGTTCTGGGGCGGGAAGTTGGCATTTTGGAACCGGTTGGCCGTTTCAAGAGTGTTTTTACCTATCACGCCAATGCCAATCCCGATGACTTCCTCTCGCTGACCATGCCCGTGCGGACGGAGTCGTATCGTTGGGATGCGCCTCTGCATCCAATCTTTCAGATGAACCTGCCGGAAGGTTATCTGCTGCAAGTCCTGCAGGAAAAGTTTGGTCCCCAGATTGGCGCGGATCCCACGGCGCTTCTTTCGGTGATTGGACGCCATATGATAGGGCGATTGCAGGTGGCTGCGCCGGGAGCCAAACTGGATGAACCTCCACAAGCGTTGGAAGTGGCCGACTTGCTGCAGGGCGACAATTCGGAGCGAGCTTTCGCGGAGTTGGTCCGACAACATGCCACAAGCGGTGTATCCGGAGTGATTCCAAAATTCCTCGAAGGCCAGGATGAACCTTTCGGGATTGATGCTTTTAACAAGACCACGCTCTTTACGGGCCGGTATATTATTAAGGGCTCCTCCCGGAATCTGCCTTTTGCAGCTCTGAACGAACACCTCTGCATGCAAGTCGCGGCGAAGATTTTGCCTGCAACGAAAACACAAATCTCCGAAGACGGGAAAGCATTGGTGGTACATCGGTTCGATATCGATGACCTGGGTCATCCGAAGTATGGCATGGAGGATTTTTGTGTTCTACTCGGTCTGCCTTCATCGGCCAAATACGGCACCGCATGGGAAAGGATTGCGAAGGCCATACGCGACCACGTTCCGGGCGTCGGCCGGATCGACGCCTTTCGATATCTCGCGTTGACCTTGTTTTTGACGTATGCGTTACGCAATGCAGACTGCCACGCCAAGAATATCGCGTTGCTATACACCACCCGGGCCGATGTCCGGATGTCCCCGGTTTATGACATGCTCACCACAGTTGTTTATCCCGGCCATCAGGATTCCCCTCCCGGCATTTCTTTCTTGGGGAAGAAGACCTGGAAGCCGGGCAGGAATTTAAAAAACTTTATCACCGCGCAGTTTGGCGTTCCCCTGCGTGAGCAAAATCAAATGGTGGAGGCGGTGAGCGACGCGGTTTCCGACACGGTTCCACTGGTTCGTCAAGCCATCGAGAAGCACCCTGAATTCCGAAACCTCGGCAAACACATGCTGCTGGCTTGGGAAGAGGGTGTTACAGGCCTGCGGGACAAGCGCCTTTATTCCCTGGGAGCATGGAAATCAACAGAACCGCTCAAAGGAATTTCCGACCCACCCAAGCTAAAAAATCCAAAAAAGGTTATCGGTCGTTCGGAAGGTTTGGGACAGCGGTAAGCCCTGGACTGTGGATTTATCACTGCTTTCAAGGTTGCGCCACTTAGTCTTGCCATCCTTTTTAAGTACGGTGTAATACACTCCTGATTATTTAAAGTGATTTTGGGGGTATAGCTCAGTTGGTAGAGCGTCTCGTTCGCAATGAGAAGGTCAGGGGTTCGAATCCCCTTACCTCCATGAATCCTGAAAATCCCGGGCCTTTTTTAAATCACAAACTGTCCAAAATCGCCGTCACCGAGGCGCGCGCTCCGCAGATAACCGTGTCCGACGCGCCGTAGTAAATCGTGATTTGATCCCCATCGACAAGATGGCCGTTCGTGAAAACAACATTGCCGACAAAGCCCTTCTGCTCATATTCCGCGACGGGTTGCATGAACGGCTCTCGGCTGCGCGCAAGCACCCGCGACGGATCGTCCAAATCCAGGAGCAGCGCCGCAAGACAGTAGCGATGGACGGCAGTCGCGCCGTGATAAATTTCAAGCCAGCCTTTCGGCGTCTTGATTGGCGCGGCGCCCGCGCCGATGCGCGCGCTGTCCCATTCGCCGGGGCGCGTCATGGCAATACAGCGGTGGTCGCCCCAATGCAGCATGTCAGGCGAGCGGCTGACCCAGATGAAGTTCCCGCCGGGACCGCCTCCGCTCGGGCGATGCAGCGCATGGTAGAAACCCTTGATCTTCTCCGGGAAAAGCGCGCAATCCTTGTTATTCGGCGGGAAGATCACTCCATGCTTCGTAAAGTTCCGCCAATCCTTCGTCGAACTCATCCCAACGCAGATGCCAAATTCCGATACCGCCGTGTAGGTGAGCCAGTACGTCCCCTCGATAAACTCCACACGGCAATCCTCAATACCGAATGATTCATGGCTGCCCATGCCCGGCAAGGTGGGCCGCTCATCGACAGCAAAGTGTACCCCGTCGTCACTCCATGCCAGCCGCAGATGCGAGAGCGTGGTGAGATAACTGCGGTCCTTGTATTCGAACACGCGCGGATCGGCGGCTTTGAAATCCGGATCGTCCTTGCGAATCCGTAAAATTCGGATGCCACCCTCGCTTTCCGGATCCAGCAACGGCGTGCTCACCCAACCCTCCTCCTGTTTCGGGCGTTCGGCGACACGCAGCAGCAGACCAGTGCGGCCCTTGAAACGGAAGGCGCCGGGATTCAGCAGACATTCCACGACCATGTCCTCGCGGGAGGGCCGCACATCAACCGGGCTGAGAATCGGGTTTTCAGGAAAGCGTTCGACCAGTTCTTTCATGGAAGGAATTCGGTTGTGTTTGTAGATTCAGAAAACCTTGCAAGCGGCGAGTGCCGTGTCAAGGCGACAGACCCAAGGTATCCGCCTCTCATCCTGTCAAAACGTAAAACTTCATTCTATGCCCACCGGCTTGATTCCAGGCTCGCGTACTGCAAGGCAGTGGGTTAAACTATTTCCATGCTGGTTGATCCCATCAAATCAGCGGTTGAAACCTGGGCACAGGTCCCGCGCTACCGCGAGATTTTCAGCGTTCTGTACAAATACGGCTTTGCCGATTTTTTGCAGTTGGTCCACCTGCGTGCGCTTTCCGACCTCCTGAACCGCCGCCTGAGCAAGGCCGACCTGGCGCTGCAACACAAGCCGGCCCCCGTGCGCCTGCGCATGGCCCTGGAAGAACTGGGCCCCACCTTTGTCAAACTGGGGCAAATCCTCAGTTCCCGCCGCGATTTTATCGATGAGGAATTCCACAATGAACTCCACAAATTGCAGGAGCACGTCGCCCCTTTCCCGGGCGAGCAAGCCAAGGCCATTCTTGAGGCGGAATTGAAACAGGAACCCTCGAAGCTGTTTAAAAAATTCCAAACCCGGCCCATTGCCTCCGCCTCGGTCTCCCAGGTACACCGTGCAACGCTGCACACGGGGGAACTGGTCGCGGTTAAAATCCAGCGGCCGGACATCCTGAAAACCATCGAAATGGACCTGGCCATCCTGATGGAGATCGCCCGCTTTCTGGACAAGCATGTGGAAGTGATCGCTGTATTGAATCCCACGGGCATTGTGCGCGATTTTTCAAAGACCATGCTGCGCGAACTGGATTTTTTGAATGAGGCCTCCAACATGCGGCGCTTTCAAAAGCAATTCAGCGACAAGGAATCCATCCGGGTGCCGCGCGTTTATGATGAATTCACCACATCGCGCGTGCTGGTCATGGAATACCTGGAAGGGCTCCACATCGACCAGCCGGAAGCGCTTGTCGATGCCGGTGTGGATCCGGTGGCGCTTTCCGAAACGATTTCGGGGCTCATATTCGAGCAGGTCCTGGAGCTTGGCTTTTTCCATGCGGACCCGCATCCGGGCAACATGGCGGTCATGAAGGACGGAGTGGTGGCCCTGTACGACTACGGCATGATGGGCCAGCTCACACCGGCCTTTCGGGAGGACATCGCCGACCTGTTGATGGGTTTGACCGAGCGGGATGCCCGCATGATCATGTATGCCATCATCGGGATGTCGGAAGAAAGCTTTGTGGAAGATCCCATCCGGATGGAAGCGGACATTGAGGCGTTCAACGAGAATCATTTAAACAAGCCGCTGAAGGAAATCCAGGTCGGCTATGTGCTGAACCGGCTGCTGGATTTGCTGATGACCCATAAATTGCGCATGAAGCCCGCGTTTTATCTGGGCATCAAGGCACTCTCACAAATCGAGGCCATCGGCCTGGTCCTGAATCCCGACCTGAATTTCATCGAGTTGGGCCGTCCCCACGCGACGCGCTTGCTGATGGAGAAGCTGGACTTGCCGCGCCTCTGGAAAGGAGCCGGAAAAATTGTCCTCGAAACCATGCGCCTGCTTGAACATCTGCCGGGCGACCTGAAGGAGGTTTATTTCCGCATGCGCAGCGGGCGTTTCAGCCTGCCGGTGGAGCATAAAATCAATCCGGAAGGGTTTGAACCTCTTCGCAAGACGCTGGATCAAATTGCAAACCGCATGGCCGACGCGATTCTCAGCGCAGCGGTGCTGATTTGTTCCAGCGTGATTATTCTGTCGATGATCCCGCCGCTGATTCACGGGATCCCGCTGCTGGGAATCATCGGCCTGGGAGTGGGCGCGTTCATGACCCTGCGCCTGTTCCTGGCCATCTGGCGCCACGGCGGGTTTTAGCCACGCACTAAATTTTGCTCATCCCTTTTCGTGCCAGTCGGGCGCCTTCATGAATGGCGTCTGTCATGCGATCGCTGGCAAGATCGACAAAGGAAAGGGCTTTCTTTTTCAGAACTTTCCGGCCCTCTTCTGTTTCTTCCTCGCTTTTGAGGATTGCCTTTTTCAGCAGGGAAGCGGCCCTGTCGATCAACACCAGCGCCGGCTTGGAA
Coding sequences within:
- a CDS encoding AarF/UbiB family protein, encoding MLVDPIKSAVETWAQVPRYREIFSVLYKYGFADFLQLVHLRALSDLLNRRLSKADLALQHKPAPVRLRMALEELGPTFVKLGQILSSRRDFIDEEFHNELHKLQEHVAPFPGEQAKAILEAELKQEPSKLFKKFQTRPIASASVSQVHRATLHTGELVAVKIQRPDILKTIEMDLAILMEIARFLDKHVEVIAVLNPTGIVRDFSKTMLRELDFLNEASNMRRFQKQFSDKESIRVPRVYDEFTTSRVLVMEYLEGLHIDQPEALVDAGVDPVALSETISGLIFEQVLELGFFHADPHPGNMAVMKDGVVALYDYGMMGQLTPAFREDIADLLMGLTERDARMIMYAIIGMSEESFVEDPIRMEADIEAFNENHLNKPLKEIQVGYVLNRLLDLLMTHKLRMKPAFYLGIKALSQIEAIGLVLNPDLNFIELGRPHATRLLMEKLDLPRLWKGAGKIVLETMRLLEHLPGDLKEVYFRMRSGRFSLPVEHKINPEGFEPLRKTLDQIANRMADAILSAAVLICSSVIILSMIPPLIHGIPLLGIIGLGVGAFMTLRLFLAIWRHGGF
- a CDS encoding glycoside hydrolase family 130 protein, with translation MKELVERFPENPILSPVDVRPSREDMVVECLLNPGAFRFKGRTGLLLRVAERPKQEEGWVSTPLLDPESEGGIRILRIRKDDPDFKAADPRVFEYKDRSYLTTLSHLRLAWSDDGVHFAVDERPTLPGMGSHESFGIEDCRVEFIEGTYWLTYTAVSEFGICVGMSSTKDWRNFTKHGVIFPPNNKDCALFPEKIKGFYHALHRPSGGGPGGNFIWVSRSPDMLHWGDHRCIAMTRPGEWDSARIGAGAAPIKTPKGWLEIYHGATAVHRYCLAALLLDLDDPSRVLARSREPFMQPVAEYEQKGFVGNVVFTNGHLVDGDQITIYYGASDTVICGARASVTAILDSL